A region of Fibrobacter sp. UWP2 DNA encodes the following proteins:
- a CDS encoding pseudouridine synthase, producing the protein MPALTLDRLLASIGFGSRKEARALVRMGLVELDGQVVEDPFMEFAERPAAITVNGEEVSTVEKLYVMLHKPEDVECSHNARDHQSVFSLLPDRFTAMGIQTVGRLDADSEGIILLSNQGDFIHKIESPKKGVLKRYRVTLARPFTEAQKAELLKGVMLKDERRPVLARAIEEEAGSVVITIGEGLYHQVRRMFAAVGNHVETLTRISIGNLELDPTLGKGGWRFLTDAEVASF; encoded by the coding sequence ATGCCCGCTTTGACTTTGGATCGTTTGCTTGCCTCCATTGGCTTTGGCAGCCGCAAGGAAGCCCGCGCCTTGGTGCGCATGGGCCTTGTGGAACTCGATGGCCAGGTGGTTGAGGACCCCTTTATGGAGTTTGCGGAACGCCCGGCGGCAATTACCGTGAACGGCGAGGAAGTGTCCACGGTCGAAAAACTGTACGTGATGCTCCACAAGCCCGAGGACGTGGAGTGCAGCCACAACGCCCGCGACCACCAGTCGGTTTTTTCGCTGCTGCCCGACCGTTTTACCGCCATGGGAATCCAGACGGTGGGCAGGCTCGACGCCGATTCCGAAGGAATCATTTTGCTGAGCAACCAGGGCGACTTTATCCACAAAATTGAGAGCCCCAAAAAGGGCGTGCTCAAGCGCTACCGCGTGACGCTCGCCCGCCCGTTTACCGAGGCGCAAAAGGCGGAACTTTTGAAGGGCGTGATGCTCAAGGACGAACGCCGCCCGGTGCTGGCGCGCGCCATCGAGGAGGAGGCGGGCTCCGTGGTGATTACCATTGGCGAGGGGCTGTACCACCAGGTGCGCCGCATGTTTGCCGCGGTGGGGAACCACGTGGAGACTCTCACGCGCATTTCGATTGGCAATTTGGAATTGGACCCGACGCTCGGCAAGGGCGGCTGGCGTTTTTTGACAGACGCAGAAGTTGCGTCTTTTTAA
- a CDS encoding HU family DNA-binding protein has product MPNITKQYLIQEIAKSTGFVRNDIKTVVEQFLGLVGEKLIDGNTIEIRGFGTFACKPRKARPARNPRTGETVLIEERMVPTFKFSNDIKDKINGFDTILADAEVDTEASEPVVVDAPTDTESR; this is encoded by the coding sequence GTGCCTAATATAACAAAACAGTATCTTATTCAAGAAATCGCCAAGTCCACTGGATTTGTGCGCAACGATATTAAAACCGTCGTCGAACAGTTCCTCGGCCTCGTCGGCGAAAAACTCATCGACGGCAACACCATCGAAATCCGCGGTTTCGGCACCTTCGCCTGCAAGCCGCGCAAAGCCCGCCCGGCCCGCAATCCGCGCACCGGCGAGACCGTCCTCATCGAAGAGCGCATGGTGCCCACCTTCAAGTTCAGCAACGACATCAAGGACAAGATCAACGGCTTCGACACCATCCTTGCCGACGCCGAAGTCGACACCGAGGCGAGCGAACCGGTTGTGGTGGATGCCCCGACCGACACCGAGTCCCGCTAG
- a CDS encoding tRNA-dihydrouridine synthase, translated as MLKNVESLKNGRIPRRVKFKLRDLDVFPNTILSPMDGVTDAPFRRLCRVLSGDRMGLLVSEFVPTDGDAAFRVEGHKQLKFFPEERPFGVQIFGRYPDRMAAAAKKIAEELHPDYIEVNAGCPAPKVAGKGSGSGLLRDLPRLQEILHDVRAALDASATEGHVNLPLTLKCRIGWDSDSINVMETLKIAEGEGVEMLTVHGRTRLQGYNGLADWDWIGKVAAAAKIPVIGNGDVNSVEVARERIENYSVSGVSIGRGAMHNPWIFGQIADAWEGKPARVMTATEALDVFPLYYRFKMEDGVTELGALGRLKQLAARLCKGFSESAMDIRQTLLRSGTAGEFFDNLESLREGVARDLVFEPERLVNLNGAKETELKFGDQFAGR; from the coding sequence ATGTTGAAAAATGTTGAAAGTTTAAAAAACGGGCGTATTCCCAGGCGGGTAAAGTTCAAGTTACGCGACTTGGACGTGTTCCCCAACACCATATTAAGCCCGATGGACGGGGTGACCGACGCGCCCTTCCGCAGGCTGTGCCGGGTGCTCTCGGGCGACCGCATGGGGCTCCTGGTTTCGGAGTTCGTGCCCACGGACGGCGACGCGGCGTTCCGGGTAGAAGGGCATAAGCAGCTGAAGTTCTTCCCCGAAGAGCGGCCCTTTGGGGTGCAGATTTTCGGACGCTACCCCGACCGCATGGCGGCTGCGGCCAAAAAGATTGCCGAGGAACTGCATCCGGACTACATCGAGGTGAACGCGGGCTGCCCGGCGCCCAAGGTGGCGGGCAAGGGGAGCGGCTCGGGGCTGTTGCGGGACCTGCCGCGCCTGCAGGAGATTCTGCACGACGTGCGCGCGGCGCTGGACGCCTCGGCGACGGAGGGGCATGTGAACTTGCCCCTGACCCTCAAATGTCGCATTGGCTGGGACAGCGATAGCATCAACGTGATGGAGACTTTGAAAATCGCGGAGGGCGAGGGCGTGGAGATGCTCACGGTGCACGGACGCACCCGCCTGCAGGGCTACAATGGCCTCGCCGATTGGGACTGGATTGGGAAAGTCGCTGCAGCCGCGAAGATTCCCGTAATCGGGAACGGCGACGTGAACAGCGTGGAGGTCGCCCGCGAACGGATTGAAAACTACAGTGTGTCCGGCGTGTCCATTGGCCGCGGCGCCATGCACAACCCGTGGATATTCGGGCAGATCGCCGATGCTTGGGAAGGTAAGCCTGCGCGGGTGATGACGGCGACCGAGGCGCTGGACGTGTTCCCGCTTTACTACAGGTTCAAGATGGAGGACGGGGTGACCGAACTCGGGGCGCTCGGGAGGCTCAAACAGCTTGCCGCGAGGCTATGCAAGGGGTTCTCGGAGTCGGCGATGGATATTCGGCAGACATTGCTCAGGAGCGGTACTGCCGGGGAGTTTTTCGACAACCTGGAGTCTCTAAGGGAGGGCGTTGCCCGAGACCTCGTTTTTGAGCCGGAACGCCTGGTGAACTTGAACGGCGCCAAGGAAACTGAACTCAAGTTTGGCGACCAGTTTGCAGGCCGTTGA